In one window of Chryseobacterium phocaeense DNA:
- a CDS encoding prephenate dehydrogenase, which translates to MKISIIGAGLIGGSMALKLREKGIADFIYGIDNNQQHISKALELGIIDAGTDLEYGIKNADFIILAIPVDAARILLPTVLDLVTDQQTVMDAGSTKAGIVKAVRDHPNRSRFVAFHPMWGTENSGPQSAVSDSFSGKAGVICNKEESAADALELVEKVAENLDMHLIYMDAQDHDIHTAYISHISHITSYALANTVLEKEREEETIFQLASSGFSSTVRLAKSHPEMWVPIFKQNKENVLDVLNEHITQLRKFKAALEKENYEYLEELITNANRIRGILR; encoded by the coding sequence ATGAAAATAAGTATTATCGGTGCAGGTTTAATCGGAGGTTCAATGGCTTTAAAATTAAGAGAGAAAGGCATTGCAGATTTTATTTACGGAATCGATAACAATCAGCAGCATATCTCCAAAGCTCTTGAACTGGGCATTATTGACGCCGGTACAGACCTTGAATACGGAATTAAAAATGCAGATTTTATCATCCTTGCCATTCCGGTAGATGCTGCCAGAATACTGCTCCCCACTGTTCTTGATCTCGTAACTGATCAACAAACCGTGATGGATGCAGGATCCACCAAAGCAGGCATTGTAAAAGCGGTTAGAGATCACCCGAACCGTTCAAGATTTGTTGCTTTCCACCCGATGTGGGGTACTGAAAATAGTGGTCCGCAGTCTGCTGTTTCGGACAGCTTTTCCGGGAAAGCCGGAGTAATCTGCAATAAAGAAGAATCTGCAGCAGATGCCCTTGAACTGGTGGAAAAAGTTGCAGAAAACCTTGATATGCACCTCATTTATATGGATGCACAGGATCATGACATCCACACTGCTTATATTTCACACATATCCCACATTACATCCTATGCCCTGGCCAATACCGTCCTGGAAAAGGAGCGTGAGGAGGAAACTATTTTCCAGCTGGCCAGCTCCGGTTTCTCCAGTACGGTGCGTCTTGCCAAATCCCATCCTGAAATGTGGGTTCCTATTTTTAAGCAAAACAAAGAAAATGTACTGGATGTTCTGAATGAGCATATTACCCAGCTCAGAAAATTCAAAGCCGCTTTGGAAAAAGAAAATTATGAGTACCTGGAAGAGCTGATTACGAATGCGAACAGAATCAGGGGAATATTGAGGTAA